GCGAAGGGCGGCATCGGCAAACTGCGCCAGCGCAACCGCGGGCAGGTGCCGTACTACGAGCCGTGGCCGGCACTCAAGCGGGAGACGTGGCGCCCGGACATCCGGGCCGCCGTGCTCGCGAGCCAGCGGGTCGGCATCCACCGCAAGCTGATGAAGACCGCCGCCACAGCCGACCTGTACCCGGTTGCGATCGGCACCGACGCCATCGTCTACCCCTCCCCAGGCCCGTCCCCGCTGGACGTCCTGCCCTACACGGAAGAGGGCAAACCGGTGCCGGGCACGTTCCGGCTCGGGGTCTCGCCGGGGATGGTCAAGCACCAGGGCACCCAGACCGTGCTGTGGGCGGAAGCCCAGTTCGAGGAAGCCGGCGCGGTGTTCAACATCGCCAACCTCATCAAGAACGACCCGACCGCCGGAGAAGGGGAGTAACCGACCATGACCGACTCCCTCGGCGACAGCCTCGACCAGGCCCTGGAAGGGGCGTTCACCCGCCGCACCCCGCAAAGCGCCCAGACGCAGATGAAATACCTGGTCAAGCAGCTCAAGGGCACCAAAGCCGCCGCGCAGGCACTCGGAGTGTCCCAGCGCACCGTGGAGCGATACGTCGCGGGCAAGTTCAAACGGCCCCGCCACGACCTCCGCGAGCGCATCGAGCGTGAGGTCAAGAAGCGGTGGCAGCCCCAGATCCGAGCGAAGGCCAAGAAGAAGGCCGCGTCCACGGGCGGCCTGGTCGTCTCCACCCGCGCGAGATTCGGCTTCACCGCCGCCCCCGGCACGACCGACGACGCACGCATCCGCGACATCACCCAGGCCCTGCCCCCGCGCTGGGCGGACCGCCTCTTCGAAGCCCGCGACACCGGCGCCACCGAACAGCAGCTCCAGCGCATCGCCGCCGAAGGGCTTGCGGAGATGTACTTCCGGAACAACAACACCCGGGCGGGCGGCCTCAGCGTCGAGTTCACCGACGTGGAGCACATCCGGATCGTGCTGTAACCCAGGCTCCATCACAAGCGACTCGTCCCCGGCATCGGAGCTGCCGGGGACGAGTCGCTTCACATTCCTGCGAGGAGCAGACCGTGAGGCCTCGGCTCCCGAGACGACCTAAAGCCCGGCACTCCTGCCGTAACCGTCTGTAATCCATTTCATTTCATCTCATCGCGATGCAATGGAATGCAATGGATTAGGTTGGAGCGCATTGGAGCCCGTGTTTTCCTGCGCTTCTCGCAGGAGGCCTGCGTTTTTCTGCGCTTCTCGCAGGAGGGAAGACCGGCGAATGTCGCTTCGCTGCTTGATGGTGACGGGGATCACATGCACGCCTGTGAGCTGCGGATTTTCTGGTCTGGATGTATCGCTGGTGCGCGAGAAGGTAGGCAGAGTGTTGCCTGGTGCGCGTATTCCCGCATGAATAACTACACCGATCAGCTTCTCGCCGATAGACTCCGCAGAACGCGAAAGGAGCCCTGGGTCCCAACGGGTTTCTCAGGCCTCTGAGTTGGGAGGGCTCCTCTCGCGGTGTCCCTAAACGCACGCTAACGCAAGGAACCGCATGACCGAGCCTAGCGCGAATTCAGATCCGAAGCACCCACGCCGTGTAGACAGATGGCTCTCGTCCATCAGCACTCACCTGCGGAAATGGAACGGGAGCCGTAGACACGGCGTTCACCACCACTTCCTGCAAGGCGTCGCCTACAAGCTGGGCAGCGGCGCCGTGACGCTGCTGATCCTGTGGTGGGAGACCCGCCGCTGACCTCGTGGAGG
The DNA window shown above is from Streptomyces sp. NBC_01451 and carries:
- the tpg gene encoding telomere-protecting terminal protein Tpg, producing MTDSLGDSLDQALEGAFTRRTPQSAQTQMKYLVKQLKGTKAAAQALGVSQRTVERYVAGKFKRPRHDLRERIEREVKKRWQPQIRAKAKKKAASTGGLVVSTRARFGFTAAPGTTDDARIRDITQALPPRWADRLFEARDTGATEQQLQRIAAEGLAEMYFRNNNTRAGGLSVEFTDVEHIRIVL